From the genome of Pseudomonas hamedanensis:
ACTGCCTTCACCTGACTCAGGATCTCGCGGCACCGGTCTCGTCAGCCAGTGCAGCCTCCACCCGCCCACTTCCTCGGAAGTGCTCAGGAGGCCAGATCATGAGATGCCCAAGCTCCCGGTCGTAAAGAGCCGCCAGTCCCGCGTTAGTGGACAACCCTCACAGGTCGCAGGGGCCTTGATCCCTGATAACACTCAACATCCGTGGCGGGATGACGTGGGGAAAGCTTCAAGGGTTTTGGCTTCGAGAGGAGTTGGATCATGGCATTGGTCGGTAGACGGGATGGGCGCAATTTTGGCTATGGGCGACAACTGAGTTATGCCGGGCCGCAGGCGCTGAAAGATCTATTTGGCGACGGGCATTACGGCACGGTCAAAGCGCACAGTGATCGGTGGCGGGCGTTTGTGCGCTGGTGTCGGTCCGAAGGTGGGCCGGAATTCAACGATGCGAGGAAGATCAATCGGCAGACCTTGCTGGACTACGCCGGGTACCTACGCCAGCAAGTTGAAAATGGTGAGCTTGCCATCGCGACTGCGCAAAACCGATTGTCCAGCGTCAACAGAACCATGGCAGCGCTTCGTGGTGATCAGTATGTAAGGGTGGCAAGTCCGAGCAAGGTGCTTGGGATGCAGCGCACCGGCGTCCGCACCATGCCTCCGCAAGGCCAGGACCGCGATCACGTAAAACGTATCGTCGACGTCCTCTCTGAACATCTGCAACCGCGCGCCGCGGCCATCGCTCAGTTGGCGCGAGCAACCGGCATGCGCCTGCGAGAGGCCATTTTGGCTGATCTTCCTCGACTGCAAAGGGAGGCCGAACGATACGGCAAGATCAACATTCAAGATGGCACCAAAGGTGGCCGCTCGGGTGCGTCGGCGCCTCGTTGGATCTGGGTGGATAATCATATTCGTGAAGCGCTCACGTACGCCAAGCAGGCCTCTCCCGTCGGAAGCGACAACTTGCTTGCACTGAACGAAAGCTACCTAGACTTTCAACAGCGAATCATCCGCCCTGCACGGGACATCCTTCACGCGCACAACCTCAAGGGATTCCACGAATTGCGTGCGGCCTACGCATGCGAACGGTATGAGCAGATTACAAACCAACTTGCGCCAATCAAAGGAGGTAGTTGCTACCAGCTCGACCAACACCTCGATCAGGAGGCACGCGCACAAATCAGCTATGAGCTGGGGCACGGTCGTATCGACGTAGTTTCGGCTTACATCGGTGGCCGAGCATGAGCAAGCCATTCGATATGGAGGTATTCCTCGCGGGAGTCATGAGCGGATCGCAAACGACACGTCAGCGCCACCTACACCAAGCAAAAGCCATCCAAGCAGCTATAGCTGTGCGCTGGAACCGAGACAATCCATGGACGTGGCAAAGAAAGCATGTGCTATGGTTTTTGTGCAGGAAAATACGACATCGAGCCGCGTCCACGCGTTATTACTATAAGCTGACTGCAGAGTTAATTGCTATGCGATTAAGTAAAAAATGGAGATTTGACACATGAAAGAAACAACGCGAGCTAGGGTCGCCGCCATAGTCGGCGCTGCCAAAAATCAGAAAAAAATAAGTTCTATTTACGACTATTCGACTTCATGCCATAGGAATATTTCAGCTAGCATCTCAAACGGAAAAGTTGAAGGGTATGACTATACAACATCTAGCTTCTTTTCTGGAAGCAGCAACAACTCACTAGACTTCTATGACTACAACAATTCAAAACATGTAAATCTCAAAATGAACGGAAATAAATTTGATGGCTATGACTACGACACAAAAAAATATTTTAGCGGAACCATAAATGGAAAAAATATTTCTCTGTACGATTACGATACTGGAACACACTACAACTACAGCATTTAAACGCTAAGAACTAACTAAAAGCGTCACCAATTAAATATGCATCTGAACTTCATTAGCACTGCCTGACTTATCCAGATTTCCAGATAGTATCAGGCACTGCCTTCCAGCACCGGAAGCTAATCTAGATTTTTTACGTTCTCATGGCCGAACCAGTCCTTCGCTTTTTCAACAACTGCGTCAGATGGCGAGTGATAAAATAAAGCCAAATTTGATTTTGCACGGGTACAGCATACGTAGAGAATTTTACGCGTCCTATTCACCACACTTTCTTTATCCATACGATCAGTAAACAAATAATCAAAGTTATAGGAGTTCCACCGCCCATTATTCAGAACAACCAGAACATCAGGAAATTCTCGACCTTTGGTTTTATGCTGAGTAGAGAATGGTGTGAATCCTTCAAGATATTCAAATAATTTCTGAAATTGAGAGAATGGGAGCGCAGCCACTTGGTTATAAATATAACGCTTCGACTCGATAAATGATTGAAGGCGATCGTCAACCCTAACAAGGCCGTTTACATTTGCCTCATCGATAACTTGCTGTACTGTTTTATCATCGATTTTAGATAAATTGACAATCCTCTCCTTCAGTCTAACTTTATCACTCTTAGATGTGACCGCATGCTCAGTTACGCGAAGAAACTCATTAAAATTTCCATCCAAGTAAAGCTGGACATTTTTTTGTATTTTAAATAAATGTTTTATCAGGTCATCTCTATTACCCCCGCCACGCCCCAGCTCACTTCGATCAGATTTCTGATCGTCTATAAGCTGGTCTTTGTCGATATATAAAGAAGCCAGCTCACCATATGGGAAATCTAGCGCTCGATCATATATAGCTTGGTGTTCTGCAATATATATGGCCATGCCGTCTGTGGGATCAACTTCTTTTAAGGCTTTACCTGTCTTTTGATACTTCAACTCGGCCAATACTTCTCCGAACGATTTTCCCTCGGAGTTAAAAGCAGGCTCCTTTTTCTTAATATAACTTTTGATCCTACGGACATACTCTAAAATCTTATCGCCATCATAAATCCTCATCAACTCACTAAACCCTGCTTTGGCAGCGATAAGGTTATGAGTGAGATTGAGTTCCTTAGCGCCTGATGACTCGGAGAACTCCCAGCCCAAATATTCTTTTACAATATTAACGTCATCATTTGATGAATATAGAAATTGTATATGACCATCTTTTACACCCCCATCGCTGGTCATATTGGGAGCATTTAAATCTTTAGAAGGAACTTGGAAAAGTCCATCATTCCTAAGTTTGTTTGCCAAATCGATTACATTTTTTGGATTTCTTCGATTTTCTTCTTTCTTTATTTCTCTAACCTGCCCAACCCCCTCCCCTTTGTAAGCATCTAAATCACCAATGCCTTCATCATAAATTGCCTGCATTGCATCGCCAAAAAAACCAATAACATTTGGATCGCCAACTCTAGTCAACTGCGTAAGAAGTATATCTACAACTTCCGCCTGAGTATCTTGATACTCATCCACCATGATATATGGATAACAATCTTTCAGTATTCGGCATAGTTTGTCGTATCTTTTAAACATCTCGTTAGCAAGTACAATAACTTCATCATGTGAAATTACCCCCTCCCTAAATTTTACGTACTCCTTATACCTAACATCCCCCTCAATAGCATCTAACTTTTCTGGTTCGCCGTTGCCATCTAAAACTTTAAAACCTAATATTTCGTCATCATTAATCAGCGCTAACAAAACCTCCTTTAGTTCTACTTGAAAATGTTTTATTACTCCCCAGAGAAAGTCATGAATCGTAGAAACGTGCAGATTTGGATGGCTGGCTCTGCCCTCAATCTCCCGCACCGCGGCGTTGGTGTAGGTAATACACGCTACGCGTGCCAAAGGCTTGAGGGTAACCAGATTCGTTATAACTTCTACCAAAGAGTAGGTTTTACCACTTCCAGCACCGCCACTCAGTAAAAAACTCTTACCCTCACAGATAGTATCAAGAATCTTTTTCGCCTCGTCACTAACCTCCTCTAAGTTCTTCATTTGCGCAACCATCCCAGGCCCTCTTGAATATAGTGAGGAGTCTTCCAATTGGAAAAGTCAGATTTTTTATCAGGTATACTATTAAGCAAGATTTCAATCGCTAACGAAGGCTTTTTGCCAACTGCCTTCTCTGCAAACTCAAATGCATCGCACTCGCCATTTATATATTTGTTGAACCACTTAGGCGTTAGAGATGGGAATTTTTCAGAGTCAGTTCCAAGTAGTGCTTTGTTTAGCGAAAAGAATGCATCTTCGAAGCTTCTTCCATGATAGCCATCGTCTTTAGTTTGATATGCTAGAAAAATACAGCCATCAACATCGACCTTCCATTCGCCTCCGACTTTAGATAAAGCCTTACCTTCAATATTAAGGGAGGTAAAGTAGCCCAAATCCTCTCTGACCTTGCCGTGATAAAATATTAATGATCCATTAGCTGTATGGTCTGCCGCTGGGTCATCAGGACGACATTTTATAGTCTCTATTTTCTGAGTGCCTTTTTTGTATAGCTGGGGAGTAACTCCATCCTTTTCAAAAAGCAATTCTTTAATCCCGCTATCTATATCAGTCAAAATTAAAGCTTTAATACCAATAAAATGGATAAATTTTTCAAAAATTTGAGCATGTGCTCCTACCTCCACAATTGAAATATTCTGTGAAAGTAGAGGTATAGCGCCAGCATCAGGAGTCTCTTGGTCAAACTTTCTCATCATTGCTGGTAGAAGAATTTTCTCAGTATCACCCTCAATAAGTATTGCTTTATCAGCAAAAAATAGCTCGGCGCGGTTCAACGTAAGATATTGCTTAAGGAATTTGTAGTGGAGTTCAGCCTGGGCATTGTCATTCACATCATCGGACGAATACTCCGACTTGAGCGCCTTAAGATTTTTTGCGTCCACACTGTTAGCAAGAGGTGACTTCCTCAAATACTTGATATCGTCGAAGTCACACTCTGCCACGATATGAGATGAGTGAGTGCTGATAATCGTTTGAAGATGAATCTCCACCCCATCTTCTCTCATCCTGCTTTCTTTCAACAGGGACTTTATATTCTTTATAAACGTATATTGCATCTGAGGATGTGTATGCGCTTCCGGCTCCTCAATAAAAAGTAAATTAATCGCAGCAGGATTTTCTTTACTAGATCTCCGAAAAGAAGTCATCAGCATTTCTATTTCAAAAATCATGCTGATTAGATTCATATAGCCAAGCCCATTAAAGTGCTCTGGAAGATCATGGGTATCGTGGGTATACATCACAGTTGTATTTCCATCCAACAGTTCTCGATGCTGCAGGGTGGATGCAATCTTAATATGCGTCTCGGACAATCTAGATCCGCCAAACTTTGCAACTTTCCCCAACAATCCAGAAAACATATCCTGATATATTTCGCTCAGCTCCTTATCAGTCGAACGCAGTTGCTTCTTAAAGCCCTCGACAGCCTCTTGCTGCTCTTGGTTCTCAGATGTCTTTTTGTATATGATTGCAGTCTGAGAAGAGAGTGTTTTATCATTATCTTTATTCGTAACACTCCGCTTCGCACCGATAGATCTAAATGAAATAACATCAGCCAAACTAATATTTTCTTTAGTCAAGTCTGTGAACACATCCGGATCACTATAGGAAAAACTTTTCTTCCTGACTTGATCAAAGTAAATATGCTGATTTTCCTTAAGAAACAAACTCGAATCGTTGTCATATTTTTCTTTTACATCATTGTAATCATTCCGCATCGCCGTTAACTGCGGATAGCTAACCAGATACTCAAACCCAAGCACTATATGATTATCATCAGGATCCAAGCTCATTATTAACTGGCTTACTGGTGATAAATTATCGATTCCATCGTACTCAATATATAACTTCAACGTTATACCCAAGGGGGTATAGGCATTCTCTGGACCTATCGGGTCAGCCCCACTCACCAATTTAATTAAGGCTGCTTTTAAATCGACGTTGAAATCGTCAAAAACTATTTTCTGCTTTTCAGAAGAATTTATAAACTTCTCTAATGCAGAGAGCAGCGAAGTCTTTCCGCTATTATTTTTACCCAACACCAGAGAAAGATTGCTCTCAAGGTCAAGAGAGAACTTCTTCAGCAAGCGAAAATTATTAACTTCGATCCTTACTACTTTCATAAACCTATCCTTGTATTAAAATAAATTGCCCCGCAATTAGATATCAGACACATCTAGTCCCTGACATAAAACAATCAGTTAGCAATCAACAACATTAGAGCTATCGATGTGTAAGAGGTTGATATTAATGAGCTTAATCGCTTAAGCGGATTATTTGCATCCATGCTAATCAAGCCTCGCCGCTGCTAAGGGTTACATGACCCAAGGAGCTGGCCACTTGCCAGACAGTAGCTAAAGCTTGGTCTACCTTGCAAGCAGCTAGCAAAGGCGCATCTGGCATCGCACTCTTCGAGTGAGAGAGATGTTCTAGATCTCAGGATAAATTTAGAGGTAGAAATTTCAGAAACATTATAAATATCAAATAAAAACAATAAATTAGATTGATATTCGACTCCTGGTGCCGCACCATATTCAAAGCCCCGCAATGCGGGGCTTTGTCGTTTCAGAAGTCAATCATTGACTTCTGCCTTTTGCTGAAAGTGTCGGGATGGGAAAAGCGGTGGTTGATGATGTTGCGGCTACTCTAGGCAAAATTTGTTAGAGACGTAGGCGCTGCTTATTTTACGAGGCGTTTCCTGAAGAGGATGCTTTAGAGCTATTAAAAAGCCCCGTTCCACATCGACTGTGGCGGGGCTCTGAGTACAATTATTTGTTAGTTAGCACGATCTGCTCTTCGTTAATTTACCAGTTACTTTAAATATTAAACTGTACAACTCTCAAGTTCTTACACAACACCATGCATAAAAAACTCAACTGGAACTTTAAAAAAGTCAGAAAAGCCTTTTATTTGAGCTACAGTCATTTTTCGTTTGTTGTTCAATATTTCCGAAATAGCACTCTGACTTGCAATATCAGCTAGATCTTTCTGCTTTATGCCACGATCATTCATTAGAAAGGCTAATGCTTCCGATTGTGAAGAGTACGGAATCAGCACGGTTGCAGTCTCATACTCATACACGCGATCTGCAACCAACTCCGCAAAACGGGCAGCTGCGTGATCTTCACTATCTGCATGAGAGTAGAGCTCATCAATAAGCGTCATCCGCCCCCGCAAGTCATCATCGCTTTCTATAGGATCATGACATGCAGATAACAACTTGGACACTGTCGCTATTTGATCGCTCATACTATCAAACATTGGTGAAATATTAGCTATGAAGGTCTCTAGTCCAGTGGCTTCGATCTTATCACGCTTCATCTCGTCACCTATAATTTCATAATACATAAATTGAGTCGATCTTCCTTGTCAACTACTTAACATCACTATTGCACCACTTGTCATATCCAGCATGGGGCAAAATATCCTTGATAAAAATGGTGCCATTCCGCGTGTTGATCCACACGATAATTCGACACTCATTCTTCTTGATATCAAACACATAAATATCAAGAGGTCCTTTTTGGCTTGGGAGTCTTAGCTTGGAGCGAGGAATACGGTCAACGTTCCATCCTGAAGTATTGACCCAAACCTCACGAATCTGCTCAAAGGACTCGAACCGAAGGGGCGGTCTGTCAAAGGTGGAAAGCCACAATGTGAGTGGGTCTTTCCACTGGCTGTATTTTTCGATGGCTTCAGCTACCGCCGTTTTGGCAATCACTCGCATGTTCTTTTTTTCTCCGGCGTCCCTACATGCAGCGAAGATTATCGCGAATTCAGATATCTGTCAAACAGATATATCTGGATTGCAGATAACATTTCGAACACCTGCCAAAGCACAAATCTACCCGTCTTTGCAAAGCTGGAAACGGTACTGCGTTGTTTGACGATTTCCATGATTTTTTAGTCCTGGAAGCTGCGGTAGCCGGGTACGCAGTGGCGGGGCCGGAGAATCGTTATGTCCAACGAAGCATCTGTTCCAGCCAGATTGGCTGGCATCAAATGTCGTGCGGAAACAATCGACTCCTGGTGCTGCACCATACAAAACGAAGCCCCTGCATAATGCAGGGGCTTCGTTTTTTCTGGGATGTGCTCATCACTCCTCCTTGAATTGCACAAGGACGGTCGCAGGCAGATAACAGAATTTCGCCTTCGGCAAGCCTGCTGTAAAAACATCGAGCTCGCCCCGAACATACTTTCTCAGGCTGAGGGCCACGGCGCTGCTTTTCCAACCGTCCGCGCTGAACCTACGCAGCCTCAACCGAAAGCGAAATCCTTCGCCCTAGCTGCTGCAGCGCTCGCTCAACGTTTTCGATCTTGGAGTGGTGCAGGAAATCGACCAGCCGATCGACCTGCGGCCGTTGCACGCCGAGACGACGCGCCAATTCGGCCTTGCTTAAACCTGATTCCAAAAGCGTATTCCACAACGCAACCTTCGCGGCAGTCAGAGCAGGAAGACGCAACACGATATCGTTCTCCTGGTCTCCTGAATGACCAGTAGGAATCATCCGGCGGTCATCCGCATAGATGGAGAATGCTGTCTCAATCGCGTCAATGGCGGTATCCAATGCCTCCCCGAGGGTATCGCCGACGGCGTGCATCTCTGGAATCGCCGCGCAAGTCAGCCAGACGCTGCCCGGCTCTTCGTGAACTTCCAAGGCATATTCGAACATCACGCTTCCTCTCATGGGGTACAGCTGAGCCTCAGTCCTTGAGGCTCAACTGTTTGATTATCGTTTTTCTCAATCCTTCGCCCATTTCCTTGGCTCCGTGGTCGGGAAACACAGTTGATTTGCCACTCAAGGAAACCTTGAAGTGGCTGCCCTTACCGGCTTGGAACTCAACGCCTTGGGCTTTCAACCATCGCCGAAACTCGCTGTACTTCATGTGCATCACTCGCTGTTTCGGTAGAGCGAATGTGCAACATATTTGTTGCACCTGCAACACGAGTGTTGCATGTGCAACTGAAACCCTCAAGGCCAGCACTCGGCCACGATTGTGCGCTCGATCTTCTCAGGCTACCGTCACACCCGTCGCTGCCAATTCAGCGACCGGGCCTGAGAACCCGGGTAAGATACAGGCGCACCAGCGCGCCAACCCACGATTGCCGGCGCTTTTTTGTGTCTGCATTCACGTGTAATGGCGGCTGTGCGTGGGAGACCTTCGGGTCTGCCGGGTTCCTGTATCTCCGGTTTCTCAGCCTGCGCATAGCTGCCACCCTTTCGCCTGAGAACGAAAATGGCGGCTCTCATTTGATACAGGGAGTTCACAAATGAATGCCATTGATCCATCCGCAATCCGCCTGTCAGCGATGCCCGTCGCTTCCCACCTCTTGTCGAATAACAGGTGAAGCGAAAATGACCAATTATCCGGATCTGAAAACCCCAGGCCTCACGCACTTCTCCTTCCAATCCAATAAAGCGATGTTCCGCACCAACCGCGGTGTGCCAGTGATCGCCGCCCTCTCGCACGCCTCACACCTGCTTCACATCTCGAAACTACTCACCGCGGACTCTACGGTCTCTAGCGACCCTGACCTTCACGCCTACGCCTCTCAATATCTGCAAGAGTTAAGCAAGGCGCTGATCGATGATGTGGTGAAAGTGATGGACGCGCCGCCAGACAAGCCGTTGATGTAAATCATGCGTATGAAGCCCTCGTTGATGCGAGGGCTTTTTGCGTTTCAGACCTGACTCACTTCAAACACAAACGAAATCCTCCCCTGACTCGCACTCCACACATAGCGCAAATGCTTGCCCTGTTTCGGAATCGACACGGCAGGCGGCCGAAACGCAGCAACGCATTCCTGACCGGGCAATCGCACGCTGTTATAGAGCAGCCCCCAGGATTCGGCATCGCGCAGTTGCCGCGCGAACGCCTGTGATGGTCCGTATGCTTCGGGATCGGGTTGATGCAAATGTTCGAAGCCGTGGCGAACATCATGCAACGGTTTGACCACCTGATTGACGTAAGTGCGCATGGTCAATTCAAGGTCGGCTTCCTGAGTCGCAGCAAGAAAACGCTCCTGATGGAAACAGGTTTCGGCGATGGCGGCGGCCTGGCTGCTGGCGGCGTAGTAGACGCCGAAGGTGCCGTCGCTGAAGCGGCTGCGTTTGCCGACGTGGGTGAACGCGGCCATTACCGGGCTGGAACCGGGGCCGGACAGGCGGTCTTCGGGACGGACGCGGGCGAGTACGCCGGCCTGCTCAATCAGGCGATCGTTGGTCAGCGCTTCGATGGCGTAGGCGACTTCGAGGTCTTCGGGGTCGAGTACGTCTTCGAACAGCGCAATCGGCGGAAAGCTGCTGTTAACGATGCGATAGGCGCGCGGCCATGGCACATCGACCAGCGCCGGCGCTTTCAACCGCGGACTCCGTCGAGGTAGCGGCGCACATCGGCGATGTCGACCACCCTCCCCGCCAGCATGTAATCCAGGGCGGTTTTGCCATTGAACGGCGCTGCTGTGTTCGGGCTGCTGACCCAGGCGTAAGCGCGCTCGCGACTGTTGCTGAAGATGATGCTCAACGCCTTGTGAATGCCCATCAGATACGAGATGCGCTCAAGGGTGTCATGGGGCAGACGTATGTTTGGCAGGTGTTTGTATTTGTAGAACGTGGTGTTGCCGACGCCACCGAGCAGGGTGCGCTGCTGCTCAGCGTTGCAGCCCCAGTGCTCCATGAGGTTAAAGAAGAACTTCAGCGCAACGCGACCGGCTTCGGGGGCATCGAGTTGTTCGCGTGGTTGTAAAGCGGGGGATGAAGATGGCATTTGCCGCCTCCTTAGATTTATCGATGCTCGCAGCGTAGTACAGATATGTATCTAAATCCAAGATTAGTACATAACTGGATTTAAGCCCTGCTTAAACCAAGCCGTCCGTGTTGTCGAAACCGTAGCTATTTTTTGACCCTCATCACCCGCACCCCAGCAAAAACCCCAATCCTCTGTCAGCCTCCAGCCATCGGCGGGGAAATCAATTCGCTACTAAATCCGCGACAACTATGCTCAGGTGCAGGAATATAGCCGGCATAGGCGCCGGACCGGTCGCCCCGTAAACAACAATACCCAGCCCACTTCAGAGGGCATTACCCATGGATAGCAGAACCCTACGCAACCTCATGCGCATCGTGCAGACCGGCTCGTTGTCGGCCGCAGCCGAGCATTCGTGCCTGACGGTGCAGGCGTTGGCCGCGCAATTGAACAAGGTCGAAGAGCAGTTCGGTTTCCGCTTGTTTCGGCGTTCCAACAAGGGCCTGACGCTGACGCCGCAAGGCACGGAGCTAACGCCTTACATCGACAAAGTGTTGATTGCGACGCGACAGATGGAAGAAAAAGTCGCGGCCTTGAAAGTGCCGGGCCAGCGCACGTTGAAGGTGGCGTTGAACAACACGCTGTCGCCTGACTTCAACCGACGCATGATCGGACGGCTGATCGAGGTGTTTCCCGATTACCAGATGGAATTCAGTTACGCCGAGTCGATGGAAAACCTCAGCAAGCTGAAGAACGAGGATTTTGACCTCGCCGTGCTGATCGGCCCGCAGCGGCCGGGGCTGCCGAGCATCGTTCTGCCGGAGGTACAGGTGCAGGTGGTGGGCGCGCATTGCGGCCAGGAAAACGATCCGCTGACGCTGCTGGGCAATAAGTTTCAGGTGCGTCCTGCGGAGGATTGTCCTTATTCCCACAGCTTTTTGCGTTTTCTCGACGCTGGGCTGGGCAATCAAGAGAACGGCCAGCGCATGGTCTATTCGTGCAGCGAAACCCTGACGCTGTCGCTGATCACCCAGATGGATGCGGTCGGCATGGTTTCGCGTGAAGCGGCGCAGAAAAACGGCCTGACAATTTTCCCCGGGTTCGAGGATTTCCTCGAAGTGCGCCTGGCGGTAAACAATCCGGAGTTGTCGCACCAGGCGTTGAACGATGTCGTCGATTTGCCGCTACATGAACGAGCCGAGCGCAATGTACGCAGCCGTCCCCACCGCCACACTGAGAAAGAGGTTTTTGCTGAAATACGCACATAACAACGTCGGAATCGCGGCATAGAATTCCGGGCGATCGAGCTGGATCTGCCGGTCCTTGATCAACAAGGGCGTGAGGCTGATCGCAGCGACGATCGCCACCGGCAAATATTCCAGCGCCCGCGCCACGAACGGCGGCCAGTGCTCGGTGTTGATTTGCAGCGGCAAGGCGCGTGGCAGAAAGG
Proteins encoded in this window:
- a CDS encoding integrase domain-containing protein; translation: MALVGRRDGRNFGYGRQLSYAGPQALKDLFGDGHYGTVKAHSDRWRAFVRWCRSEGGPEFNDARKINRQTLLDYAGYLRQQVENGELAIATAQNRLSSVNRTMAALRGDQYVRVASPSKVLGMQRTGVRTMPPQGQDRDHVKRIVDVLSEHLQPRAAAIAQLARATGMRLREAILADLPRLQREAERYGKINIQDGTKGGRSGASAPRWIWVDNHIREALTYAKQASPVGSDNLLALNESYLDFQQRIIRPARDILHAHNLKGFHELRAAYACERYEQITNQLAPIKGGSCYQLDQHLDQEARAQISYELGHGRIDVVSAYIGGRA
- a CDS encoding RES family NAD+ phosphorylase, which gives rise to MVDVPWPRAYRIVNSSFPPIALFEDVLDPEDLEVAYAIEALTNDRLIEQAGVLARVRPEDRLSGPGSSPVMAAFTHVGKRSRFSDGTFGVYYAASSQAAAIAETCFHQERFLAATQEADLELTMRTYVNQVVKPLHDVRHGFEHLHQPDPEAYGPSQAFARQLRDAESWGLLYNSVRLPGQECVAAFRPPAVSIPKQGKHLRYVWSASQGRISFVFEVSQV
- a CDS encoding ATP-dependent nuclease — protein: MKVVRIEVNNFRLLKKFSLDLESNLSLVLGKNNSGKTSLLSALEKFINSSEKQKIVFDDFNVDLKAALIKLVSGADPIGPENAYTPLGITLKLYIEYDGIDNLSPVSQLIMSLDPDDNHIVLGFEYLVSYPQLTAMRNDYNDVKEKYDNDSSLFLKENQHIYFDQVRKKSFSYSDPDVFTDLTKENISLADVISFRSIGAKRSVTNKDNDKTLSSQTAIIYKKTSENQEQQEAVEGFKKQLRSTDKELSEIYQDMFSGLLGKVAKFGGSRLSETHIKIASTLQHRELLDGNTTVMYTHDTHDLPEHFNGLGYMNLISMIFEIEMLMTSFRRSSKENPAAINLLFIEEPEAHTHPQMQYTFIKNIKSLLKESRMREDGVEIHLQTIISTHSSHIVAECDFDDIKYLRKSPLANSVDAKNLKALKSEYSSDDVNDNAQAELHYKFLKQYLTLNRAELFFADKAILIEGDTEKILLPAMMRKFDQETPDAGAIPLLSQNISIVEVGAHAQIFEKFIHFIGIKALILTDIDSGIKELLFEKDGVTPQLYKKGTQKIETIKCRPDDPAADHTANGSLIFYHGKVREDLGYFTSLNIEGKALSKVGGEWKVDVDGCIFLAYQTKDDGYHGRSFEDAFFSLNKALLGTDSEKFPSLTPKWFNKYINGECDAFEFAEKAVGKKPSLAIEILLNSIPDKKSDFSNWKTPHYIQEGLGWLRK
- a CDS encoding type II toxin-antitoxin system HicB family antitoxin; translation: MFEYALEVHEEPGSVWLTCAAIPEMHAVGDTLGEALDTAIDAIETAFSIYADDRRMIPTGHSGDQENDIVLRLPALTAAKVALWNTLLESGLSKAELARRLGVQRPQVDRLVDFLHHSKIENVERALQQLGRRISLSVEAA
- a CDS encoding helix-turn-helix domain-containing protein → MKRDKIEATGLETFIANISPMFDSMSDQIATVSKLLSACHDPIESDDDLRGRMTLIDELYSHADSEDHAAARFAELVADRVYEYETATVLIPYSSQSEALAFLMNDRGIKQKDLADIASQSAISEILNNKRKMTVAQIKGFSDFFKVPVEFFMHGVV
- a CDS encoding type II toxin-antitoxin system HicA family toxin, with the protein product MKYSEFRRWLKAQGVEFQAGKGSHFKVSLSGKSTVFPDHGAKEMGEGLRKTIIKQLSLKD
- a CDS encoding type II toxin-antitoxin system HigB family toxin; the encoded protein is MRVIAKTAVAEAIEKYSQWKDPLTLWLSTFDRPPLRFESFEQIREVWVNTSGWNVDRIPRSKLRLPSQKGPLDIYVFDIKKNECRIIVWINTRNGTIFIKDILPHAGYDKWCNSDVK
- a CDS encoding LysR family transcriptional regulator, whose translation is MDSRTLRNLMRIVQTGSLSAAAEHSCLTVQALAAQLNKVEEQFGFRLFRRSNKGLTLTPQGTELTPYIDKVLIATRQMEEKVAALKVPGQRTLKVALNNTLSPDFNRRMIGRLIEVFPDYQMEFSYAESMENLSKLKNEDFDLAVLIGPQRPGLPSIVLPEVQVQVVGAHCGQENDPLTLLGNKFQVRPAEDCPYSHSFLRFLDAGLGNQENGQRMVYSCSETLTLSLITQMDAVGMVSREAAQKNGLTIFPGFEDFLEVRLAVNNPELSHQALNDVVDLPLHERAERNVRSRPHRHTEKEVFAEIRT
- a CDS encoding MbcA/ParS/Xre antitoxin family protein; translated protein: MPSSSPALQPREQLDAPEAGRVALKFFFNLMEHWGCNAEQQRTLLGGVGNTTFYKYKHLPNIRLPHDTLERISYLMGIHKALSIIFSNSRERAYAWVSSPNTAAPFNGKTALDYMLAGRVVDIADVRRYLDGVRG
- a CDS encoding DUF3077 domain-containing protein, translating into MTNYPDLKTPGLTHFSFQSNKAMFRTNRGVPVIAALSHASHLLHISKLLTADSTVSSDPDLHAYASQYLQELSKALIDDVVKVMDAPPDKPLM
- a CDS encoding AzlD domain-containing protein, which translates into the protein MPDQTFLILVVVLMMAVTFLPRALPLQINTEHWPPFVARALEYLPVAIVAAISLTPLLIKDRQIQLDRPEFYAAIPTLLCAYFSKNLFLSVAVGTAAYIALGSFM
- a CDS encoding ATP-dependent helicase; translation: MVAQMKNLEEVSDEAKKILDTICEGKSFLLSGGAGSGKTYSLVEVITNLVTLKPLARVACITYTNAAVREIEGRASHPNLHVSTIHDFLWGVIKHFQVELKEVLLALINDDEILGFKVLDGNGEPEKLDAIEGDVRYKEYVKFREGVISHDEVIVLANEMFKRYDKLCRILKDCYPYIMVDEYQDTQAEVVDILLTQLTRVGDPNVIGFFGDAMQAIYDEGIGDLDAYKGEGVGQVREIKKEENRRNPKNVIDLANKLRNDGLFQVPSKDLNAPNMTSDGGVKDGHIQFLYSSNDDVNIVKEYLGWEFSESSGAKELNLTHNLIAAKAGFSELMRIYDGDKILEYVRRIKSYIKKKEPAFNSEGKSFGEVLAELKYQKTGKALKEVDPTDGMAIYIAEHQAIYDRALDFPYGELASLYIDKDQLIDDQKSDRSELGRGGGNRDDLIKHLFKIQKNVQLYLDGNFNEFLRVTEHAVTSKSDKVRLKERIVNLSKIDDKTVQQVIDEANVNGLVRVDDRLQSFIESKRYIYNQVAALPFSQFQKLFEYLEGFTPFSTQHKTKGREFPDVLVVLNNGRWNSYNFDYLFTDRMDKESVVNRTRKILYVCCTRAKSNLALFYHSPSDAVVEKAKDWFGHENVKNLD